Proteins co-encoded in one Streptococcus ruminicola genomic window:
- a CDS encoding NUDIX hydrolase: MTKLATICYIDNGEALLLLHRNKKPNDVHEGKWISVGGKLEAGETPDECAKREIFEETHFTVKEMDFKGVITFPEFTPGHDWYTYVFKVTDFEGELISDEESREGTLEWVPYDKVLSKPTWEGDYEIFKWILDDVPFFSAKFTYDDKQRLVDKSVTFYGDK, encoded by the coding sequence ATGACGAAGTTAGCGACGATTTGTTATATTGATAACGGTGAGGCACTTTTGCTTTTGCATCGTAATAAAAAGCCTAATGATGTTCATGAGGGAAAATGGATTTCGGTTGGTGGTAAACTTGAAGCGGGTGAAACGCCTGATGAATGTGCTAAACGTGAAATTTTTGAAGAAACGCATTTTACGGTTAAGGAAATGGATTTTAAAGGAGTGATTACTTTCCCTGAATTTACGCCTGGTCACGATTGGTATACCTACGTCTTTAAGGTGACAGATTTTGAAGGTGAATTAATCTCTGATGAAGAATCACGTGAGGGTACTCTTGAGTGGGTTCCTTATGATAAGGTGTTATCAAAACCAACTTGGGAAGGTGACTATGAAATCTTTAAGTGGATTTTAGATGATGTGCCATTCTTCTCAGCTAAGTTTACTTATGATGACAAGCAACGCTTAGTAGATAAGAGCGTTACTTTTTATGGCGATAAGTAG
- a CDS encoding AI-2E family transporter, which translates to MDRHQEKKFTESWFFKWVLNSQATVAVMVTFLVFLTLYLFTKISFLFKPVLSFLAIIMLPLVISAILYYLIKPLVGLIERRGVNRTVSIFIVYAIIVALLIWAVASFIPMIEGQLTSFVENLPAYVKSVNVESSKLLKSPWLANYQSELQDMLANISNKAVDYAESFSKNAIDWASSFASAIARVTLAIIMSPFILFYFLRDSHKMKEGLIKALPTRMRRPTSRILGDINKQLAGYVQGQVTVAIVVGIMFTIFFNMIGLRYAATFGIIAGFLNMIPYLGSFLAMVPVVIMGIVQGPIMLIKVLVTFVVEQTIEGRFVAPLVLGSKLSIHPITIMFILLTSGSMFGIWGVFLGIPVYASIKVVVKEIFDWYKAVSGLYEEELIVEEGEEESKDVK; encoded by the coding sequence ATGGATCGTCATCAAGAAAAGAAATTTACGGAGTCTTGGTTTTTTAAATGGGTTTTAAACAGTCAAGCTACTGTGGCAGTTATGGTCACTTTTCTTGTCTTTTTGACCCTTTATTTGTTCACTAAGATTTCATTTCTATTTAAACCTGTTTTGTCTTTTTTAGCCATCATCATGCTTCCTTTGGTGATTTCGGCAATTCTTTACTACCTGATTAAGCCTTTGGTTGGCTTGATTGAACGACGTGGTGTTAACCGAACGGTTTCGATTTTCATTGTTTATGCTATTATTGTGGCTCTGCTTATTTGGGCGGTAGCAAGTTTTATTCCTATGATTGAAGGGCAATTAACCTCATTTGTTGAGAATTTACCTGCTTATGTTAAAAGTGTCAACGTTGAAAGTTCTAAACTTTTGAAGAGTCCTTGGTTGGCTAATTATCAGTCAGAATTGCAAGATATGCTAGCCAATATCAGTAATAAAGCTGTTGATTATGCGGAAAGCTTTTCTAAGAATGCAATTGACTGGGCATCAAGCTTTGCTAGTGCCATTGCTCGCGTGACCTTAGCTATCATCATGTCGCCTTTCATTCTCTTTTATTTCTTAAGAGATAGTCATAAGATGAAAGAGGGGTTGATTAAGGCACTTCCGACTAGAATGCGTCGTCCAACGTCACGTATTCTTGGAGATATCAACAAGCAGCTTGCTGGTTATGTTCAAGGTCAAGTAACCGTTGCGATTGTTGTTGGAATCATGTTCACAATCTTCTTTAATATGATTGGTTTGCGTTATGCGGCAACTTTTGGTATTATTGCAGGGTTCCTTAATATGATTCCATATCTTGGTAGTTTCTTAGCTATGGTTCCGGTTGTGATTATGGGGATTGTTCAAGGACCAATTATGCTGATTAAGGTTCTTGTGACCTTCGTGGTTGAACAAACGATTGAAGGGCGTTTTGTAGCACCTTTGGTTTTGGGAAGCAAGTTAAGCATCCATCCGATTACCATTATGTTTATTTTGCTAACGTCTGGCTCAATGTTTGGTATTTGGGGAGTGTTCCTTGGAATTCCGGTTTATGCCTCTATCAAGGTGGTTGTTAAAGAAATTTTTGACTGGTACAAAGCTGTCAGTGGTTTATATGAAGAAGAGTTAATTGTAGAAGAAGGAGAAGAAGAATCAAAAGATGTTAAATAG
- a CDS encoding tetratricopeptide repeat protein encodes MLNSEKMVASIQSQDLEHANKYFKRALKEDDAETLLELAEYLESIGFLPQAKEIYLQEREDYPEVNINLAQIATEDGDIEGAFLYLDAISPESDAYLSALLVMADIYEMEGLADVAREKLLQASQISDEPLVIFGLAEIEMELGNYNQAIKEYAKLDNRDILELTGVSTYQRIGRAYASLGKFEAAIEFLEKAVEIEYDDNTIFELATILYDQDEYQKANIYFKQLETMNPDFEGYEYVYAQSLHEENKTEEALRLVQKGLAKNEFDTNLLLAASQFSYELHDTKQAESYLLKAKDVAVDDEDVLMRLTNLYLEEERYDDVVALNRDNIDNVLTKWNIAKAYQALEADKKALKIYDDLATDLADNPEFLQDYAYILREFGYTDRAKDVAKRYLTLVPDDVNMVEFLNEDEF; translated from the coding sequence ATGTTAAATAGTGAAAAAATGGTTGCCTCAATCCAGAGTCAAGATTTGGAGCACGCCAATAAATATTTTAAACGAGCTTTGAAAGAAGACGATGCTGAGACACTTTTGGAATTGGCAGAGTATCTTGAAAGCATTGGGTTCTTGCCACAAGCAAAAGAAATTTATTTGCAAGAACGTGAAGATTATCCTGAAGTTAATATCAATCTAGCTCAGATTGCGACTGAAGATGGTGACATCGAAGGTGCTTTCTTGTATCTTGATGCTATTTCTCCTGAGAGCGATGCTTATTTGTCTGCTTTGCTTGTTATGGCAGATATCTATGAAATGGAAGGGCTAGCTGACGTTGCGCGTGAAAAACTTCTCCAGGCTAGTCAGATTAGTGATGAACCTTTGGTTATTTTTGGTTTGGCTGAAATCGAAATGGAACTTGGTAATTACAACCAAGCTATCAAAGAATACGCTAAGCTAGATAATCGAGATATTCTTGAACTAACTGGTGTGTCAACTTATCAACGTATCGGTCGTGCTTACGCTAGTCTCGGAAAATTCGAAGCAGCTATCGAGTTTCTTGAAAAAGCTGTTGAGATTGAATACGATGACAATACAATCTTTGAATTAGCGACAATTTTGTATGACCAAGATGAATACCAAAAAGCAAATATTTACTTCAAACAATTGGAGACAATGAACCCTGACTTTGAAGGGTATGAGTATGTTTACGCACAATCTCTTCATGAAGAAAATAAAACTGAAGAAGCACTTCGTTTGGTTCAAAAAGGTTTGGCTAAAAATGAATTTGATACCAATCTTTTGCTCGCAGCATCACAATTTTCGTATGAATTACACGATACCAAACAAGCCGAAAGCTATCTTTTGAAAGCTAAAGACGTAGCAGTTGATGATGAAGATGTTTTGATGCGTTTGACTAACTTGTACTTAGAAGAAGAACGCTATGATGATGTTGTTGCCCTTAATCGTGACAACATTGATAATGTGCTTACTAAATGGAATATTGCCAAAGCCTATCAAGCACTTGAAGCTGATAAAAAAGCCCTCAAGATTTATGATGATTTGGCAACGGATTTGGCAGATAATCCAGAATTCTTGCAAGACTATGCTTATATTTTGCGCGAATTTGGTTATACAGATCGTGCCAAAGATGTGGCTAAACGTTATTTGACTTTGGTTCCAGATGATGTCAATATGGTGGAATTTTTAAATGAAGATGAATTTTAA
- the alsS gene encoding acetolactate synthase AlsS: MTEQKQYGADLVVDSLINHDVEYVFGIPGAKIDRVFDTLEDKGPKLIVARHEQNAAFMAQGIGRITGNPGVVITTSGPGVSNLATGLVTATDEGDPVLAISGQVKRCDLLKRSHQSMKNVAMMEPVTKSAVEVHDPNTLSEIIANAYRVAKSGRRGASFISIPQDVTDSLVSVKAIKPLTDPKLGSASVDDVNYLAQAIRNAELPVLLLGNGASTRAVTKSIRKLLEAVKLPVVETFQGAGIVSRELEEDTFFGRVGLFRNQPGDMLLKKADLVIAIGYDPIEYEARNWNAEISARIIVIDVAQAEVDTYFQPERELIGDIADTIDLLLPAVNGYTLPKASVDYLQNLKKNVVEDVKFDRDSNPGVVHPLDVIDVMQENITDDMTVTVDVGSHYIWMARYFKSYEARHLLFSNGMQTLGVALPWAISAALVRPNTTVISVSGDGGFLFSAQELETAVRLNLPIVHIIWNDGKYNMVEFQEEMKYGRSSGVDFGPVDFVKYAESFGAKGYRVDSKEGFEATFKKALAEAANGPVLIDIPIDYKDNIKLGETILPDEFY; the protein is encoded by the coding sequence ATGACTGAACAAAAGCAATATGGGGCTGATCTTGTTGTAGATAGCCTTATTAACCATGACGTCGAATACGTTTTTGGTATTCCGGGCGCAAAAATTGACCGTGTTTTCGATACACTCGAAGACAAAGGTCCAAAATTGATTGTGGCACGTCATGAGCAAAATGCAGCCTTTATGGCGCAAGGTATCGGACGTATCACTGGTAATCCAGGTGTTGTAATTACAACAAGTGGTCCTGGTGTGTCAAACTTAGCAACTGGTCTTGTAACGGCGACTGATGAAGGTGACCCAGTTCTTGCCATCTCAGGACAAGTAAAACGTTGTGACTTGTTGAAACGTTCACACCAATCAATGAAAAACGTTGCGATGATGGAACCAGTAACGAAGTCAGCTGTTGAAGTGCATGACCCAAATACACTTTCTGAAATCATCGCCAATGCCTACCGTGTAGCTAAATCAGGTCGACGCGGCGCAAGCTTTATCTCAATTCCGCAAGACGTTACGGATAGTTTAGTATCTGTAAAAGCTATTAAGCCACTAACTGACCCTAAACTTGGTTCAGCATCTGTTGACGACGTGAACTATCTTGCTCAAGCGATTCGCAATGCTGAGTTGCCAGTTTTACTTTTGGGAAATGGTGCTTCAACACGTGCGGTCACAAAATCAATTCGTAAATTGCTTGAAGCTGTTAAATTGCCAGTTGTTGAAACTTTTCAAGGGGCAGGTATCGTATCACGTGAACTTGAAGAAGACACTTTCTTTGGTCGTGTAGGACTTTTCCGTAACCAACCAGGGGACATGTTGCTTAAAAAAGCTGACCTTGTCATTGCGATTGGTTATGACCCAATTGAATACGAAGCCAGAAACTGGAACGCTGAGATTTCAGCACGTATCATTGTTATTGATGTGGCTCAAGCTGAAGTTGATACTTATTTCCAACCTGAACGTGAATTGATTGGTGATATTGCTGATACGATTGATTTGCTTTTACCAGCAGTTAATGGTTACACTTTGCCAAAAGCATCAGTAGACTACCTTCAAAATCTTAAGAAAAATGTGGTTGAAGATGTGAAATTTGACCGTGACTCAAATCCTGGTGTGGTTCACCCACTTGATGTGATTGATGTTATGCAAGAAAATATCACAGATGATATGACTGTAACTGTTGACGTTGGTAGTCACTACATTTGGATGGCACGTTACTTCAAATCATACGAAGCACGTCACCTACTCTTCTCAAATGGTATGCAAACACTCGGTGTAGCACTTCCTTGGGCAATTTCAGCAGCCCTTGTTCGTCCAAATACAACCGTTATCTCTGTATCTGGTGATGGTGGTTTCCTCTTCTCAGCGCAAGAATTAGAAACTGCAGTTCGTCTTAATTTACCAATCGTTCACATTATCTGGAATGATGGTAAATACAACATGGTTGAATTCCAAGAAGAGATGAAATACGGTCGTTCTTCAGGTGTTGATTTCGGACCAGTTGACTTTGTCAAATACGCTGAAAGTTTTGGTGCTAAAGGTTACCGTGTTGATAGCAAAGAAGGTTTTGAAGCAACCTTCAAAAAAGCTCTTGCTGAAGCAGCCAATGGCCCAGTTCTTATCGATATTCCAATCGATTACAAAGATAATATCAAACTTGGTGAAACAATCTTACCAGACGAATTTTATTAA
- the budA gene encoding acetolactate decarboxylase, which yields MSEAIKLFQYNTLSALMAGLYGGTLTIGELLEHGDLGIGTLDSIDGELIILDGKAYQAIGSNGKPEIVEVSDDVKVPYAAVVPHQAEVIFKQRFEMTDAELKKRIESYYDGVNLFRSIKIKGTFSNMHVRMIPKSAPNTKFAEVATRQPEYSRENVTGTIVGIWTPKMFHGVSVAGYHLHFISDDLTFGGHVMDFVISEGVVEVGPVDQLDQRFPVQDRKYLFAKFNMDELKEDIKKSE from the coding sequence ATGTCAGAAGCAATTAAACTTTTTCAATATAATACCTTAAGTGCCCTAATGGCTGGTCTTTATGGTGGAACATTAACCATTGGTGAGCTACTAGAGCACGGTGATTTGGGAATCGGAACACTCGATTCTATTGATGGAGAGTTGATTATTCTAGACGGTAAAGCCTATCAAGCTATCGGTTCAAACGGGAAACCTGAAATTGTTGAGGTTTCTGATGATGTCAAAGTTCCTTACGCTGCAGTTGTTCCTCATCAAGCAGAAGTGATTTTTAAACAACGTTTTGAAATGACAGATGCTGAGTTGAAAAAACGCATCGAGTCATATTATGATGGGGTGAATTTGTTCCGTTCGATTAAAATTAAAGGGACTTTTTCTAACATGCATGTTCGCATGATTCCAAAATCTGCGCCAAATACAAAATTTGCAGAAGTTGCAACACGCCAACCTGAATATTCGCGTGAAAATGTCACAGGAACTATTGTGGGTATCTGGACACCTAAGATGTTCCACGGAGTAAGTGTTGCTGGTTATCATCTACACTTTATTTCAGATGATTTGACCTTTGGTGGTCATGTGATGGATTTTGTGATTTCAGAAGGTGTGGTTGAAGTAGGACCTGTTGACCAACTTGATCAACGTTTCCCAGTTCAAGACCGCAAATACCTTTTTGCAAAATTTAACATGGACGAATTGAAAGAAGACATCAAAAAAAGCGAATAA
- a CDS encoding APC family permease: MDIFRKTPMAQKTSHLQRRLGLAELIFLGVGSIVGTGIFTITGVGASQYAGPAITISIIIAAICVTMSALFFAEFSSRLPHSGGVYRYLYTVFGEYPAWIAGWFMMIEFAGAISTAASGWGEYLKAFLKTFGISLPTALSGPFNPAKGTYIDIVPVILLLCVTALVVLGVQTVLRFNSVLVIFKLAVLIIFIALGLTAINTQNWSDFAPFGFGQIYGGKVGIMAGASLMFFAFLGFESISMAADETKEPQKKIPQGIFFSIGLTTLLYVLVTLVLTGTVHYTKLNTADVVPFVLRSIGFPLVGNIVSVVVILTLVTVCISMMFALSRVIYNVSCDGLLPEQFQELTPKSKVPKKATIFVGIVTMFFSGVFPLEILALLVNIVTLAYLILLAFGVIKLRKDFGEPKEGEFRTPWVPFLPILSIVVCFALMTQCKLETWFGFIIAFVIGTIIYFAYGYRHSKLIDKTEE; the protein is encoded by the coding sequence ATGGATATTTTTCGAAAGACCCCGATGGCGCAAAAGACAAGTCATTTGCAAAGACGCCTGGGGCTTGCTGAACTTATCTTTTTAGGGGTAGGTTCGATTGTTGGGACTGGGATTTTCACGATAACAGGAGTAGGTGCTTCTCAATATGCAGGACCTGCGATTACTATTTCAATTATTATTGCTGCTATCTGTGTAACCATGTCAGCTTTATTCTTTGCAGAATTTTCTTCACGTTTGCCACATTCAGGTGGCGTGTATCGTTATTTGTATACTGTTTTTGGAGAGTACCCAGCTTGGATTGCAGGTTGGTTTATGATGATTGAATTTGCAGGAGCGATTTCAACGGCAGCCTCTGGTTGGGGAGAGTATTTAAAGGCTTTCTTGAAAACTTTCGGCATTAGTTTACCGACAGCTTTGAGTGGTCCTTTTAATCCTGCAAAGGGAACTTATATTGATATTGTTCCTGTTATCTTATTACTTTGTGTGACAGCCCTTGTTGTGTTAGGGGTTCAAACGGTATTAAGATTTAATTCGGTTTTGGTTATTTTTAAATTAGCCGTTTTGATTATCTTTATCGCTCTTGGTCTGACAGCAATCAATACGCAAAACTGGAGTGATTTTGCACCGTTCGGATTTGGTCAAATTTATGGTGGTAAAGTTGGTATCATGGCTGGTGCATCATTGATGTTCTTTGCTTTCCTTGGATTTGAATCTATTTCGATGGCGGCTGATGAAACCAAAGAACCTCAAAAGAAAATTCCACAAGGTATCTTCTTTTCAATTGGATTGACAACTTTGTTGTATGTCTTGGTTACTTTGGTTTTGACAGGAACTGTTCATTATACAAAATTGAACACGGCTGATGTGGTGCCATTTGTTCTACGTAGCATTGGTTTCCCTTTGGTTGGTAATATCGTTTCTGTTGTGGTGATTTTGACATTGGTAACGGTATGTATTTCTATGATGTTTGCCTTGTCACGTGTGATTTACAATGTCAGTTGTGATGGGCTTTTGCCTGAGCAATTCCAAGAATTAACACCAAAGAGCAAAGTTCCTAAGAAAGCGACTATTTTTGTCGGTATTGTCACAATGTTCTTCTCAGGGGTCTTTCCTTTGGAAATTCTAGCTTTGTTAGTTAATATTGTGACACTTGCATACCTTATCTTGCTTGCTTTTGGGGTTATCAAACTTCGTAAAGATTTTGGTGAGCCAAAAGAAGGTGAATTCAGAACACCTTGGGTGCCATTCTTACCAATTCTATCAATTGTGGTTTGCTTTGCTTTGATGACACAATGTAAGCTTGAGACATGGTTTGGCTTTATCATTGCCTTTGTGATTGGAACAATCATTTACTTTGCTTATGGTTACCGTCACTCAAAATTAATCGATAAAACTGAAGAATAA
- a CDS encoding Rqc2 family fibronectin-binding protein, whose protein sequence is MSFDGFFLHHLTKELQDELLYGRIQKVNQPFEHELVLTIRNNRKNYKLLLSAHPVFGRLQITKTDFQNPQTPNTFTMIMRKYLQGAVIENITQIENDRVLEIAFSNKNEIGDNIKVTLVVEIMGKHSNIILIDKVESKIIESIKHIGFSQNSYRTILPGSTYIAPPKTDAKNPFTVSDEKLFEILQTEDLAPRHLQKLFQGLGRDTAENLAAQLSDDKLKQFRAFFARPVQPNMTDKSFAAVPFDKSGQTFDSLSELLDVFYQDKAERDRVNQQSSDLIHRVQTELDKNIKKLAKQEKELTATENAEEFRQKGELLTTYLSMVPNNQDQVELDNYYTNEKITIALDKSLTPNQNAQRYFKKYQKLKEAVKHLTGLIEETKHTITYLESVETALSHASISDIEDIREELVETGFVKRRTRDKRHKRKKPEQYLASDGKTIIMVGRNNLQNDELTFKMAKKGELWFHAKDIPGSHVLIKDNLNPSDEVKTDAAELAAYYSKARLSNLIQVDMIEAKKLNKPTGAKPGFVTYTGQKTLRVTPTEEKINSMRIENKK, encoded by the coding sequence ATGTCATTTGATGGTTTTTTCCTACACCATTTAACCAAAGAATTACAAGACGAGCTTCTCTACGGACGCATTCAAAAAGTTAATCAGCCTTTTGAGCACGAGCTTGTTTTAACCATTCGTAATAACCGTAAAAACTATAAACTGTTACTTTCTGCCCACCCTGTTTTTGGGCGCCTGCAAATTACTAAAACAGACTTTCAAAACCCTCAAACACCTAATACCTTTACCATGATTATGCGTAAATACCTTCAAGGTGCGGTTATTGAAAACATCACACAAATTGAAAATGACCGTGTTTTAGAAATCGCCTTTTCAAATAAAAATGAAATTGGTGACAACATCAAGGTTACCTTGGTTGTTGAAATCATGGGCAAACACAGTAACATCATCTTGATTGATAAGGTTGAAAGTAAGATTATCGAATCTATCAAACATATCGGTTTCTCACAAAACAGCTACCGAACAATCTTGCCTGGTTCAACTTACATTGCACCGCCAAAAACAGATGCTAAAAATCCTTTTACTGTTTCAGATGAAAAATTATTTGAAATCTTACAAACCGAGGATTTGGCACCACGTCATCTTCAAAAACTCTTCCAAGGTTTGGGACGTGATACCGCTGAAAATTTGGCAGCTCAGCTTAGTGATGACAAACTCAAACAGTTCCGTGCTTTCTTTGCTCGACCTGTCCAGCCAAATATGACTGACAAATCATTTGCTGCTGTGCCATTTGATAAGAGTGGTCAAACTTTTGACAGCCTTTCAGAGTTGCTAGATGTTTTCTATCAAGATAAAGCTGAACGCGATCGTGTTAACCAACAATCAAGCGACTTGATTCACCGTGTTCAGACTGAGCTCGATAAAAACATCAAAAAGCTAGCAAAACAAGAAAAAGAATTGACAGCTACTGAAAACGCCGAAGAATTCCGCCAAAAAGGCGAACTCTTGACCACTTATCTCTCAATGGTGCCAAACAATCAAGACCAAGTGGAACTTGATAACTACTACACTAACGAAAAAATCACCATTGCTCTTGATAAAAGTTTGACCCCTAACCAAAATGCTCAGCGCTATTTCAAAAAATACCAAAAACTAAAAGAAGCCGTTAAACACTTAACTGGCCTCATCGAAGAAACTAAACACACAATCACTTATCTTGAAAGTGTTGAGACAGCTCTAAGTCACGCTTCTATCTCTGACATCGAAGACATTCGTGAAGAGTTGGTCGAAACTGGTTTTGTCAAACGCCGCACGCGCGATAAACGTCACAAACGTAAAAAACCAGAACAATACCTTGCTTCAGATGGTAAGACAATCATCATGGTCGGACGCAACAACCTGCAAAATGATGAATTAACCTTCAAAATGGCGAAAAAAGGTGAACTCTGGTTCCACGCTAAGGATATTCCAGGTAGTCACGTACTCATCAAGGACAATCTTAACCCAAGCGATGAAGTCAAGACTGACGCCGCTGAATTAGCAGCTTATTACTCAAAAGCTCGCCTATCAAATCTTATCCAAGTCGATATGATTGAAGCTAAAAAACTCAACAAACCTACTGGTGCCAAACCTGGTTTTGTCACATACACTGGTCAAAAAACACTTCGCGTTACACCAACCGAAGAAAAAATCAATAGCATGCGCATTGAAAATAAGAAATAA
- a CDS encoding LysR family transcriptional regulator codes for MKSSYKLSIFDFKLIKDIYETQSFSEAAKLNNISQPAVSKRVKEINNNLCEVFLRKNKKISLTPKGKDIYQFANQTLLAFNSLLDNLDSTFEQSIILGSDTSYLKTYLSAIQKYLPENRKLNVQTYSNSHQIFQALLDDQIDLGIMSGSYTQKGVLKLPLRSDKLMIVGQRELIEKFDKGEESLFLLYHMTSSYHNFLKEFIKINQLPTQHHISIDNLSLIEHEVLKGTGITIVSQDIAERLLENQNIISSSKKLKDIFIKTYAIVKMENKHYQDLLTIIQKLKKS; via the coding sequence ATGAAATCTAGTTATAAGTTATCCATTTTTGACTTCAAATTAATCAAAGACATTTATGAAACACAGAGTTTCTCTGAAGCTGCTAAACTTAATAATATCAGTCAACCAGCTGTTTCTAAGCGTGTAAAAGAAATCAACAACAATTTATGTGAGGTTTTCTTACGTAAAAATAAAAAAATCTCCCTGACACCTAAGGGAAAAGACATTTATCAATTTGCTAATCAGACATTGCTTGCTTTTAACAGCCTGCTTGATAATTTGGACTCTACCTTTGAGCAAAGTATCATTCTTGGTTCTGACACCTCTTATCTCAAGACCTATTTGTCAGCCATTCAAAAATATTTGCCAGAAAACCGAAAACTCAATGTCCAAACTTACAGTAATTCCCATCAGATTTTTCAAGCGCTTTTGGATGACCAAATCGACCTTGGAATTATGTCAGGCAGTTACACCCAAAAAGGTGTGCTCAAACTCCCACTCCGTTCTGACAAATTGATGATTGTCGGGCAAAGAGAGCTCATCGAAAAATTTGACAAGGGTGAAGAATCACTTTTCTTACTCTATCACATGACCAGCAGTTACCACAATTTCTTAAAAGAATTTATCAAGATTAACCAGCTGCCAACCCAACACCATATTTCTATCGATAACCTCTCACTGATCGAGCACGAGGTCCTTAAAGGTACTGGCATTACCATCGTCAGTCAAGACATTGCTGAACGTCTGCTTGAAAATCAAAATATCATTTCAAGCTCAAAAAAACTAAAAGACATTTTCATCAAGACCTACGCCATCGTCAAAATGGAAAACAAACATTACCAAGACCTTCTAACGATTATTCAAAAACTAAAAAAATCGTAA
- a CDS encoding amino acid ABC transporter ATP-binding protein, producing MTAKYMIEMKGIRKSYGKQEVLKNINLSVKKGEVVVLIGPSGSGKSTLIRTINKLEKVDGGEIAVMGKNIYDLNMNDNLLREHVNMVFQHFNLFNNMTIAKNIGIGPEKLHRKSSEEVDEIVFRLLMAVGLLDKKDAYPENLSGGQKQRVAIARALAMQPDIILFDEPTSALDPEMVGEVLQVMKAIAKSGTTMIIVTHEIGFAKEVADRIVFLENGELIADMLPEEVNRSYPNQRVASFLKQIL from the coding sequence TTGACAGCGAAGTATATGATCGAAATGAAGGGCATTCGAAAAAGTTATGGTAAGCAAGAAGTCCTAAAAAATATCAACTTGTCTGTTAAAAAAGGTGAGGTTGTGGTTTTGATTGGACCATCTGGAAGTGGAAAATCAACCTTGATTCGAACGATTAATAAATTGGAAAAGGTTGACGGTGGTGAAATTGCGGTTATGGGAAAGAACATTTACGACCTGAATATGAATGACAATTTGCTACGAGAACATGTCAATATGGTCTTTCAACACTTTAACCTTTTTAATAACATGACCATTGCTAAAAATATTGGTATCGGTCCAGAAAAATTACACCGAAAAAGCAGTGAAGAGGTGGATGAAATTGTTTTTCGCTTGCTGATGGCAGTGGGCTTACTTGATAAGAAGGATGCTTATCCTGAAAATCTGTCTGGTGGTCAGAAACAACGTGTGGCTATAGCAAGAGCTTTGGCAATGCAACCTGACATTATTTTATTTGATGAGCCGACTTCAGCGCTTGATCCTGAGATGGTTGGTGAGGTTTTGCAGGTGATGAAAGCTATTGCTAAAAGTGGTACGACCATGATTATTGTGACGCACGAGATTGGTTTTGCAAAAGAAGTGGCAGATCGTATTGTTTTTCTTGAAAATGGTGAGTTAATCGCAGACATGCTACCTGAAGAGGTGAATCGTTCTTATCCAAATCAACGTGTGGCAAGTTTTTTGAAGCAAATTTTATAA